The stretch of DNA GAAGTTAGGTTTCTCAATATAATTGTACAAATGCATTGCTGGCAAAAGAGTAAGCTGACTAATTATGTATCGTGCAGGTATTCCTTCTGTTTTGCATGGCTGTTACCCTCTACTTTGCTGAAGAGATTCCGCTGGAACCAAAGGATGCACAGCAGTTATCTGACTCGGCTCCTCTACTGAACGGTTCTAGAGATGATCATGATGCTTCAAGTGAACAGACTAACGGAGGACTTTCTAACGGTCATGCTGACGCAAACCATGTCTCAGCTAACTCCCGTGCTGAGGATTTTACAGATGCAGGCTCCAACTCGAACAAAGACGATGTTGAGGCTTTCAATGATGGGCCAGGAGCAGTTTTGGTTAAAATTTTGACTAGCATGAGGCATCTACCTCCTGGAATGTATTCTGTGCTTCTGGTTATGGCCCTAACATGGGTACGCTATAAAAATGGATTAAATAGATAGGTGCACATCAGCTGCTTGCTGATGGTCTCTTTTTGCTGGAAACTGATGGTGTTCATCACATTTTATCTGTTTTGCAGCTGTCGTGGTTTCCCTTTTTCCTTTTTGACACCGACTGGATGGGGCGTGAGGTTTATCACGGTGACCCAAAAGGAAACGCGAGTGAAAGGAAAGCTTATGATGACGGTGTCCGAGAAGGTGCATTTGGTTTGCTATTGAATTCAGTAAGAGCCTGTGATCAATTTTGTTCACTATAATTTTTGTACGTCTAGGGTAGTACCTGCCTCTTGGTAATGCAAATACTTTGAAAGATTAGTTACATGGTTTGTGGTGGTTTAAAAGCATTGCAATTGGATGTAAGTGCCAAGGTATTTTTAGTCGGTGGCGGTAATATTTGGTTTGTTCATGTAGGTCGTCCTTGGGATTGGCTCTTTCCTTATCGATCCATTATGCCGGATGATTGGTGCAAGATTGGTTTGGGCAATCAGCAACTTCATAGTATTTGCCTGCATGTTGGCTACAACAATACTAAGTTGGATCTCCTATGACCTGTACTCGAGCAAGCTTCAACACATTGTCGGAGCAGATAAAACAGTCAAGACTTCAGCGCTCATTCTTTTCTCTCTTCTTGGATTGCCACTCTCGGTTAGTACCAGACCCTCGACACCTTCTTTATTGCAGCTGGAGGATGTCTTATACCCTCTGCTCTTGCATATACAGATCACTTACAGTGTTCCGTTCTCCGTGACTGCTGAGCTTACTGCCGGAACTGGAGGCGGACAAGGTTTGTGTCGCTGGTGTTTGCTTTGTTACAGCATGTTTTAGTTGTTCTTCTCGACTGAGAATGTCTGCCCATGTCCAGGTTTGGCTACTGGAGTTCTGAATCTTGCCATTGTCGCTCCTCAGGTCGACCTTTATACCTAGAATGATTTCTTGTGTCATGCATCGTCGCTGAACATGTCTTGACCTTATGACTGTCGACCGCATTCTAATTTGCAGATAGTAGTGTCACTCGGAGCCGGCCCATGGGACAAGCTTTTGGGGGGAGGAAATGTCCCCGCCTTCGCACTGGCCTCGGTCTTCTCGTTGGCAGCCGGAGTGCTCGCGATGATCAAGCTGCCCAAGCTATCAAACAACTACCAATCCGCCGGCTTCCACATGGGCTGAAATCCGGAATCCAGAGCCTGAAGCCTCCTGCTGTGTGTAACATCCCAAGCCCGAAGCCTCCTGCTGTGTGTAACATCCAGATGTTCAGTAATAGCCTTCTGCTGCTCACCCTCATTTTGACATTCGTTTACATATGGAGATAATTCTTTTCCCCCTTTTGTTAGATACACAGTAATAAAATTAAAGATGAGATAGAGATTAGGATAGAGAGGTAGTTTTAGGCCTGTGTGCATACAAGTGTCAGCCCAAGTTGTAAAAGATGTACACTTTTTTTGTACTGTATATTACTTCACAAATGGTCGAATGTACCGTATATTGTTTTTTGGTCTATTTTGGGATGAAATTAGTGTAATCTTGGTTGGTGTCGTGATTGTCGTAGTTAAAATTTGAGCAATTTTAGTTGATAATCACAGCCAATTGTTGTAGTTAAAAATCAAATTGAATACAAATATCTAGTCACAACCAATTTTGAAAACCCAAGCATCACATAACTCAATTGAAACTAATTAAATTTGCGGTCATGATCTAAGTTTGTTCACACAATCAATGAAATTGAAACAAATGCAAGATTACTAAAATCTAATGAAAAAAATCCAATCGAAGACTCATGCTAGTAGAAATTTTTTTTATCTAGTCCCTGTAGAAGCTACTTGTGTTCTTCTTGCCGTCTTTGTTGGTCTTTTTGTTCCTCCGTCTGCGCCGGTCGGCCTCCTCCACTCGCCGGACGGCGCGCTCAAGCGTGTCGACCCGCTCGGCCAGGGCCCCAATGAGCGCGCATTGCTGCGCGCTTCGCAATGCGCGCTTCGCTCGCACAGCGCCGCCACCATCTCCATCAGTTTTTTCGCGTCCAGCCCGTTGGTGGTCACCATCTTCTTTTCCTCTTGTGCATGTTCTTGCTGCTGTTGCGCTTTGGGTGGTGTAGGGTCCTCCTCGCCGGTGGAGACGTCGCCATCCCCTGTTGCCACCATCTCCCACTCGCCCTCCGCCTCCGAGGCCTTCTCGCCTTCCGCCACCAGTTCGGTCTCGGTCTTCCCGGCCTCGTCGACGACGACGGGACTCGCCGCGTCAACCTCCATCACCGCCGTGTCAGTTGTCTCGGCAGCCAGAAAATCTGACGCAGTATTGTCCTCAACCGGCAGCTCCGGCTCCATCCCGCTCTCTGCTTCTTTTTCTGCATCCTGAACTTCCGGCGCATCGGCGGTCACCATCGCGGGCGCGGCCTCGATCGCGTCGACTGCGTCCTGGAGCGTGAGCACGCGCCGGGTGACCCTC from Triticum dicoccoides isolate Atlit2015 ecotype Zavitan chromosome 6A, WEW_v2.0, whole genome shotgun sequence encodes:
- the LOC119318658 gene encoding sucrose transport protein SUT4-like isoform X2; translated protein: MRADLCSYLGYMLGDTTEHCSTYKGLRYRAAFIFIFGFWMLDLANNTVQGPARALLADLSGPDQCNSANAIFCSWMAVGNVLGFSAGASGNWHKWFPFLMTRACCEACGNLKAAFLIAVVFLLFCMAVTLYFAEEIPLEPKDAQQLSDSAPLLNGSRDDHDASSEQTNGGLSNGHADANHVSANSRAEDFTDAGSNSNKDDVEAFNDGPGAVLVKILTSMRHLPPGMYSVLLVMALTWLSWFPFFLFDTDWMGREVYHGDPKGNASERKAYDDGVREGAFGLLLNSVVLGIGSFLIDPLCRMIGARLVWAISNFIVFACMLATTILSWISYDLYSSKLQHIVGADKTVKTSALILFSLLGLPLSITYSVPFSVTAELTAGTGGGQGLATGVLNLAIVAPQIVVSLGAGPWDKLLGGGNVPAFALASVFSLAAGVLAMIKLPKLSNNYQSAGFHMG
- the LOC119318658 gene encoding sucrose transport protein SUT4-like isoform X1 → MDSGGGATAIRVPYRHIRDAEMELVRLNSTNGTGSDAARPKEEQGSGASGEGGRKGAPKWRVVLACMVAAGVQFGWALQLSLLTPYIQTLGIDHAMASFIWLCGPITGFVVQPCVGVWSDKCRSKYGRRRPFILAGCVLICAAVTLVGFSADLGYMLGDTTEHCSTYKGLRYRAAFIFIFGFWMLDLANNTVQGPARALLADLSGPDQCNSANAIFCSWMAVGNVLGFSAGASGNWHKWFPFLMTRACCEACGNLKAAFLIAVVFLLFCMAVTLYFAEEIPLEPKDAQQLSDSAPLLNGSRDDHDASSEQTNGGLSNGHADANHVSANSRAEDFTDAGSNSNKDDVEAFNDGPGAVLVKILTSMRHLPPGMYSVLLVMALTWLSWFPFFLFDTDWMGREVYHGDPKGNASERKAYDDGVREGAFGLLLNSVVLGIGSFLIDPLCRMIGARLVWAISNFIVFACMLATTILSWISYDLYSSKLQHIVGADKTVKTSALILFSLLGLPLSITYSVPFSVTAELTAGTGGGQGLATGVLNLAIVAPQIVVSLGAGPWDKLLGGGNVPAFALASVFSLAAGVLAMIKLPKLSNNYQSAGFHMG